One genomic window of Glycine max cultivar Williams 82 chromosome 16, Glycine_max_v4.0, whole genome shotgun sequence includes the following:
- the LOC102662052 gene encoding replication factor C subunit 2-like, with protein sequence MSSSSSSNAYDVPWVENYRSSNVINIVDNEDTVSRLQVIARDDNMPNLILFGPPGTGKTTSIIALAHELLRGPNYKEAVLELNASNDRGIDVVRNKIKMFAQKKVMLSSRRHKIVILAEVDR encoded by the exons ATGTCATCGTCATCATCGAGCAATGCCTACGACGTGCCATGGGTAGAAAACTATCGTTCCAGCAATGTCATCAACATCGTCGACAATGAGGACACCGTCTCTAGGCTCCAAGTCATCGCTCGCGATGACAACATGCCCAATCTCATTTTATTC GGTCCTCCCGGAACCGGCAAAACCACTAGCATTATTGCTCTTGCACACGAGCTTCTCAGAGGACCAAATTACAAGGAAGCTGTTCTTGAACTAAACGCTTCGAATGATAG AGGAATTGATGTTGTGAGGAACAAGATCAAGATGTTTGCTCAGAAGAAAGTCATGCTGAGCTCGAGGAGGCACAAGATAGTGATACTGGCTGAAGTTGATAGGTGA